TTGATAGGACTGTTGAATCCATTtgcatttaatgttattattgatatagcTGGATTTAAATCTGctatttcactttttgtttttatatctttcaaGTATGTTCactcttttattcttcctttattgctttcttttgcatcaaatgaatatttttctagggtaataatttatattttaaaatttttcttctttgctcatTTATTCCAATATCAGAAAACCAGAGCCAAGACATTAATTTCCATCTGATTTTATATGCAGTCTTTAAAAGTGagtgactttctcttttcccaagGGCCTTAGCGTTTGCTAAATTTGCTGGCCTGATGGTAAGTAAGCattatgatatagtttggatgttgtccctgcccaaatttcaTGCTGAAATGTAATTCCACTGTTGGAgatgggacctggtgggaggtgactggatcatagtGGCagttttctcatgaatggtttagtgccatccccttggtactgtgttcatgatagtgagttatcttgagatctggtcgtttaaaagtgtgtgacaccttccccctctctttcttgctcttgcTTTCGCCATGTTACGTGCCtactcctgcttcaccttctgccatgactgttaGCGATGCTTCCTATACACCCCACAGAACCGTGAGCCAGTTaagcctcttttataaattacccaggcttagATATTTCTTTATGACAATGCAAGAGAAGCCTAATACACATTACTAGCACAATGCTGGAACCCTGTAAGCCAAATAATAGGTACCAGATCAGTTTTCTGGGAAGGCTTTGTAGCCTTGCTTCTGCAAAGGAAGTACTACACTTATTCTTTAATGGTTATGTGATTATAGCtgattaaatgaaatttattctCAAATATAACTCTTTGGATGGCTTTGATTATATGATTGATTTTTTCAATACATCTTGGTAAAAAGGATGGCAGATTCGTTGAATCTGTTCAAATAATTACATAGCCAAGGATTcagtaaaaatatttactctcaaATTCTGATGGGCCAGTGGGAACAAggtatcattaaaaatatttcatttcagtttGCAATAAGCATAGTTTGTTAAAATGAGGGTTAGCAATAGATGAAGAAGAAAGGACTTCCTCTTACACTCATCAGAAAATGGGACATTAAAAACAATCTAACACTATTCCAAAACAAATAATCATGATTATATTTCCCTTGTTGGCTTATTAGGCTAATGTGATTCATTCTTGACTCACAAATCTTGGATCAGCAGTATACTTCCATGGTTTGTTGCTTCAGGACAAAAGAGTCCTAGCAATCCTGATTCAGTGCTGTGGTTCAGTCTATAGATGTCTACTTGTGGTCAGAAGTCAGCGAATACTGATAAGGCTGGGGCTGTAAGTCTATTCTAGCTAAGAGCATCTGATAAAATCTTTTCCACCAAGGCTCTGGGGCTGTCCTTTGTTGACCTCTTTAGCTTATAGCAGAGGTCTTTAGGCAagcatggaagaaaaataaaaaccaccttTTGTTGATTAAATTTAAGGCTCTATTAATTTATTACAGTAAACAACTATATCAGAATAGGGGAGAATAAAATCTTCTACTGTGTTATGGATTTTGTCAGTGTATTCTCAAGGGTAATGGGGACAAGGACAAATctactttaaaaagtaacataaGGAAGACAACTTATTTATTAAACATCATGTGGgcttaatatataatgaaattctAACAACATTATTGAGCCAATTAAGAAATAtgaagcaggctgggcacagtggctcatgcctgtaataccagcactttgggaggccgaggaaggcagatcacctgaggtgaagagttcaagaccagcctggccaacatggtgaaaccctgtctctactaaaaatataaaaattatatataaatatatatatatatatatatatatatttgtttgttttgttttgttttttgagacagagtcttgctgtgtcatccaggctagagtgcagtggcacgatctcagctcactgcagcctctgcctcccaggttcaaggaagtctcctgcctcagcctcccgagtagctggggttacagatgtgcaccaccactcccggctaattttttgtatttttaaatagagacagggtttcactatgttggcctggctggtctcgaactcctggcctcaagagatccaccagcctcagcctcccaaagtgctaggattacaggcgtgagtcactgtgctgactccttttgcatttctttaagtggtaaaataaaacatatacgtTAATATAATCCAAAGGTTTATCAACtctcaaacatataaaaataagaggCAAAGGTGTGCAAATGGTGTTCAATACCATGCTTGGTGACCAATGTTTTTGTATTCTATCTTTCTTAGAAATTATCCAAGCAGCTAAGATTATTCACCAGTTTACTTGATTTAGTATCAATCTAAATTCTCAGTTAATTAAAGACCTTGGAAATTAAGTTGATATATTACAGAGTAACATAATCATTGATGATATAAACTATTTAGGAAATTCAGTTTAACTACAATCTCCATGATAAAACACTCTCCATCACTCTCTCATCATCTTGCTTTATGTTCTTCATGGTTTCGCAAACCGGTATcatcttgcttatttatttgcttacttattttttgtgaatattttcccagTAGATGTAAGCacaataaataaagataatttgtcTTCCTTAGTGCCTAGAACATGTAggagatattcaataaatagctTTGAATGAAGgaatacagtaagtcctcactcaGCCTCCTCAACAGGTTTTGGACACTTTGATTTTGAGTGAAACTATGTATaaggaaaccaattttaccatagacAAATGGACAGAAAgaagagttaagttcctacagCATATTTCTGATAACAAAAGTaccaccaaacttctaaataaagactaAAACACTTCCAATATTGAACACTGAAATAATTGTGAaccatacatacatttaagaaagattagtAAAAACAAGGAAGAGAATTATTTACCTGCTTATTCCAGTTTAGAGTTCAGTGGCCAGAGCCTGTCCCGGCAGCTCAGGGCTCGAGGCAGTAACCAGCCCTGGACAGGACGCCATCACATCGCAGAGCAGACTCACCCACACCCACAATCGTTCACACTGGGACTACATAGACACAGCAGTTTGCCTAACATGCATATCTtcgggatgtgggaggaaactgaCCGGGGTACCTGGAGAAAACCCAGGAAGACATGGGGAGGACATGCAAATGCCACACAGACGGTGATCCCAGCagggaaacaattttttttcctcatcaacgTTATAACAGAAGGATGTTATTCAGGGGTCTGCtgtatatgaataaaatatttactcatcATAATTGTACCAGATGTGAGGAATAGGtctcattttactattttatggAGCTTGGGTGGGCTACTGGGTGACAGACTCGAAATACTGGTTTTCTGATTTCTAATACAATATGTCATATTATTccccaaaagtaaataaatatatttgtacaagtgaaaaatgaaaagaaaatgtctcgTGTAGATATGATTCTTAAAGAGGGTATTTGCTATGGATTGCATCCTAATGGGGGCCTCTTTAGGcagtggtttgtttgtttgtttgtttgtttgttttttggagacagagtcccactctattgcccaggctggagtgcagtggggcaattcggctcactgcagcctccgcttctgggattcaagtgattctcctgcctcagcctctccagtagctgggattacaggcgcccgccaccacgcctggctaatttttgtgtttttagtagatacagggtttcaccatgttggccaggctggtttcgaactcctgacctcaggtgatctgcccgcctcggcctcccaaagtactgggattacaggcatgagccactgcccctggccaaggCCGTCTTTTGATGGCAGCCAATGTCATTAGACTACAACTTCTTCTGTACAAGTTCCCCAAAGTATCAGGGGCTCTCTAAGAGAGTATTACTTATTTCTTTCAGGTCCTGATGGTTTTCTCTTTGGAGTGGTTGTAATAGAGGACCAAGGAAGTTGTGAGCTGTTTTCTGGCTTTTGCTGTAACAAAAGCTTGTTGCTGAAATTGACTATTTCCCCCACTCCTGCATCCCAACACAGCATCCATTATTCTTCCCTTCAGTGCTCTCTTTGCAAAATCAGTCTAGCCTAGGCAGCAGACTTAACATGGTATGCTCCTGTGGGGATTCATACTTTATTTCTGGCTTGCTTTTAGGGTCCCAGGGCAAGTCGATATTAAAGAGATACTAATAAATTGCTAAATGGAAAGGGAGACTAGGACTCAGCTGGCTCCAGGCCTGAGCTTCTGCCTTGTCCCAGAGGGAAGCCAATGTTCACAGCAGGGCACATGGAGTTACCAGTTGTCCACCCAAAGGAACTCTCATCCCCTTCACTAACCAGGGAAAATGTCATATTAAGATTGTCCTcctgttgcagtgagccgagatcatgccactgcactccagcctgggcgacagagcgagactccgtctcaaaaaaaaaaaaaaaaaaaaaaaagattgtcctCCTTCAATCTTTTTTTACTATTAAATGAGAGCTTTGTATTAAACTATTCAGAATTGGGTTGTCCTTGTTTTTAGGTTCCCACACTATCTCTTTTGAATAAAACATGTTGTTGGGTGACAGCCCTTAGGGTTTTTCTCAAATCATTTCTCATGTGAATCCCCTTCATCCTCACTGTCCTTCCCTTAAGAAACTGGCGTGTGATAATGATGATTTAGAGGTCATTTCTGCTGACCTCATCCCTGAATCAGAGGAAACAGCATGGAGTAAGTTCTAAGTTCGGGGCCCACACCATATCAAATTTAGGCCTGGGGAAGGCAGTATGGCTCTTTCCAAACCCTCCAAAACACTACTGGGCTCCAAGACTGCTCAAGGTCTCACTGATAGTCAAGGCTTGTGCTCCTTTTTTTCAGAAGAGTAAGATTAAAGAAAACCACTGTGAATTAAAAAGTGTGGGTGCCAACATGGGACGGGAGTCCCCCCTCACTCCATGGATGACATAGAGGGGGCAGAAGATTACAGAATTGGCATTGTCCTGCGTGGAAGCTGGGCCACCCACAGTGGCGTGGGAAGCCTCTCAGATGCTGGATTCTAATGGGCTCTTGATCACCTTGGATTGGGCTATTTCATTGTTATCACAAAATAAACAGGATGCTCCAAGTCATGTTATGGCAGAGAACCAACCAGCTTCACACTGGTCCTCTAAACCAATCCTCACAACAGGACTGGGAGACAGGTGTTACCTTTCCCACTTTACAGAGAATGAAACAGAGTGGCAAAGCCTCCGAAGGACCCTACACTTCGGACATCGCAAAGCAGGATCTGAGTCCCGGCTCCTCTGTCCAAACCTACTTGCTAGGCTTTCTTTCCCATGTCTACTCTATAGCTGGAAAGGTCGTGGAGGACACATTTTAGGCCAACCCTCTCGGTTTACAATCCAGAGAGGGGAGACCCTCAGAAGCCAAGCGACATGTCCACGGCTACGCGGCGAGTGTGTGGCAACGTGGAAGGGGAGCCCGAGACGCCCTGGTCTCTCCCTTCTCTCGCAGGTTCCTTTCTCCCCGAACGCAGCCCGCAGGGGACGCTGGAGGAGGAGCTGAGCTGGAGTTGCCGGGGCCCCGGGACCGGGCGTTCCGGGGGCGGTCCCCAGCAGCCGCGCATTCCAGAGCCAGCAGCGCGTCCTGGCCGCTCCTGCGCTCTCCCGCCTCCCGGGGCTCGGAGGAGCCGGGGCACGTTCCAGGAGCTGCCTAGGGCTGAGGTTCCAGGCCTGGGGGTCGCTTCCAGCTGCCAGATCCCGTGCAGTCCTGGGGACCCTGAGAAGCACCGAGCCATCCCTGACCCAGGAACTTTCCGCAGACTCGCCGCCATCTGGGGTGAGTGGGGCCACCGGGGGATTGTTTGTGGGGCTCTGGCAGAGCGGAGCTCTTCGGATTCGCGACCTACCTCTAGTGCGGCCCCTTTCCCCGGGCTCCCAACGTTCTTCTTTATGTCCGGTCTctcctccccatttctcccttttcATCACTTTTGTATTTCTTGCCCTCACCCCCTCCTTTTTCTCCTGCTGTCAGCTCTTAAGTTCGAGCCTCCTAGTGCACAGAATTTTGGGCCtgggggaggcggagcttgggtGGGCGAACCCCAGCCCCACTCGGAGACTGGCTTCTCTCCGGGTCCGCTGCCCTTGCCTTCTCGGGAAGCCTCCTCCTCGGGCagactgccacctcctggctCTCCAGGCCCAGCGTCAGGGTTCAGCGCCCGGGCCTGAGCACCTGCTTGGGCGCTGCGCTGGGTTTGGGTCTTTGCACTTACCTGTCCCGCTTTTCTCGAGGCCCCGTGTAGAAGGCGCCAGGAGTTTGGAGTCAGGAGTGGCGGGTTCCAGCCCTGGTTCTGTCACTAACTGCTTCACCATCCTTGTTTTTCCATCAGTGAAATTGGGAAAACATTTTCTGCGtgcagaaagcaaaggagaaaggacATGAGCAAAGTATCTTGGAGAGAAGGCTTCCTTCAAGCTCCCTCCTGCTGGTTAGCTGTCCCTTTCCTGAGGACGTAGTTGTTCCAGTTGCTGGTTGTTTTGCTCCCTAGTCTCCCCCATGCCAGTTTCTTGAGGGTAGGGACTGCCTGTCTATCGTCATCTCTGAGGCATTCTCAGCTCTTGGAGCAGGGCCTGGCTAACAGTAGGTGCTCCATACATATGTACTGAGTGAAAGGATGAAAGGTGTaaccccccccgccccccccacaAATTGAAACAAACCTCAGGGGCTGTTATTCTGATtgagggccaggctgggctctTACTTATGCAGCTGCACTTGTTTCTTCTGGACCAGCTGGAATCCTGCTGCACCTGGGGGCTGAGGAGTCTCCGGTTCATCTGTGGTGAATACTAAGGTCCTCAAAGCTCCAGGGTGTGGTGGTGAAGGCTGCGCAATCACACAAGTATCAGAGATTCCTTGAACATCTGCTATGATGCGTGCTGCTACTGCAGTGGCCACATAGTTTGGAAGGATTGGGGATGCCTGAATTAGGTGGAGGTGGGAGCGGGAAGAACAGGTACTCTGGGGGTTAGGAGACCCTCTGAATTACCCTAATGGAGGCATTTCCCCTCTCTGGCCCTTGtcttccctatctgtaaaatgaagacatgGGAGTGGAACAGATGTTTGTCTGTGGTTGAGCATGACATGCTCTTTGGTTTATGCAGGCCGCACAGCAGCCATCTAGACACACGCAAAGCAGCACAGCTGAGCTTTAGGACATCATGTGCTTCTGCAGTGACaactgaaaaaaactaaaaagtgttTTCCTGCTCCAGCCGGGACCTCCTGTTCCCAGCTGTCCTGGGACTGTGAATCATGCTGTGGGGGTTACAAGTCATGCTTCATGAACTCTCCCACAAGTGACCTCTCCGAACCTCAGAACTGTGGCTCCATGACACTAAAGATCTGGGGAGTCCCAGAGAACAGCCAGAGAACCACTGAGTCGCGGTGAGGTGTTAGAGATGCAAAACAAATGAGAGACTCTGGGGGCCTGTGGTCAGGTCAGATCCTGGGCCCTTGGGGGTGACAGACCAAGGGGATAAGGGCCAGTCACAGCCTCAGATGCTTTCTCAGCCATACGCCAATCCTTTAAACGTTGTGCCTCCATTTCTTCTCTATGGATTGAAACATGCAAAGGAAATACCTCCAAGGAAAGAGAATATCTTGGTTGGGTGTGGCGGTGGTATAAAAAATGGGCACGTGTACTCACAAACACAGTTTATTGAGGTATAGGAGTAAGTGTTGGCATTGCGACACCCTGCCTTGTCCTCCCCCACCCTGA
The genomic region above belongs to Homo sapiens chromosome 5, GRCh38.p14 Primary Assembly and contains:
- the LOC124901110 gene encoding uncharacterized protein LOC124901110; this translates as MKREKWGGETGHKEERWEPGERGRTRGRSRIRRAPLCQSPTNNPPVAPLTPDGGESAESSWVRDGSVLLRVPRTARDLAAGSDPQAWNLSPRQLLERAPAPPSPGRRESAGAARTRCWLWNARLLGTAPGTPGPGAPATPAQLLLQRPLRAAFGEKGTCERRERPGRLGLPFHVATHSPRSRGHVAWLLRVSPLWIVNREGWPKMCPPRPFQL